aaattttctaacctctattgaatttataaaataatttatttattaaatataattttttacattacgAATAAATACCacatattattttgttaattatatataattttcagGATTATTTTAACTGTTGTTGGAGTTTCATCATTTGTGGCTTCCAAAAGATCAATAACAACTCGTAGACAAGAGGCGATGGTAGAGAGGAAAAAAGCACGACTAGCTGCGActcaaattgaaaataattaaatccataaatattattatttgattattaataccaattactaatttactgattaattaatttattaagagttaagataacaaatatttaaaatggcTGGACTACCACAGTTAGACGAagctaaattaaaattagttcAGGATCTGGAGATTGAAATGATGTCTGATATGTACAATAGAATGACTGGAGCttgtcataaaaaatgtatattaccAAAATATTCCGAACCTGACTTGGGTAAAGGCGAGTCTGTTTGTTTAGATCGTTGTGTAGCTAAATATTTAGATATTCATGAGAAAATTGGTAAAAAATTGACACAAATTTCTATGAACGAACAACAAAAAGCTGAAAATTCTCCAGCTCCATCTTAAAGTAACTTGATCTAATGTAATTACTAATATTTTAtgcattttattttgttagaAAGATGTAAAGAATTACTGCTTATGTAATTTATCTCacgatatttttctttatttaaatagataaattaacatttttaaaagctcTTTAGGCTTTTGATATGGAtgtttagttatttaaataatttaaatgtagaTACGTTATcgtatttagtttattttgaaaataaaatgtttaaaaactaaatttttattcattttaatttattatattaatttaaatattttttattcataaattagtttataaaatatgaaaatattgaaagtgataaatattaattaactaattaatcgaaacttaatttcttatttaatatcactaattctttcaaattttttatctgcaCTAT
This genomic interval from Microplitis mediator isolate UGA2020A chromosome 2, iyMicMedi2.1, whole genome shotgun sequence contains the following:
- the LOC130662964 gene encoding mitochondrial import inner membrane translocase subunit Tim10 translates to MAGLPQLDEAKLKLVQDLEIEMMSDMYNRMTGACHKKCILPKYSEPDLGKGESVCLDRCVAKYLDIHEKIGKKLTQISMNEQQKAENSPAPS